In the Ramlibacter tataouinensis TTB310 genome, one interval contains:
- the lptM gene encoding LPS translocon maturation chaperone LptM — translation MFDLSILVRRVTCGPLGLAVLSLVLAGCGQKGSLYLPTGPAAANRATLPQTLTPAPTNPTVAPAPAPAASTPTGNSPP, via the coding sequence ATGTTCGACCTATCGATTCTAGTGAGGCGGGTCACCTGCGGCCCGCTGGGGCTGGCCGTGCTGTCCCTGGTGCTGGCCGGCTGCGGCCAGAAGGGCTCGCTGTACCTGCCCACCGGCCCGGCGGCGGCCAACCGCGCCACGCTGCCGCAGACCCTGACGCCGGCGCCGACCAACCCCACCGTCGCGCCTGCCCCGGCCCCTGCAGCGTCCACGCCCACCGGCAACAGCCCGCCATGA
- the cyaY gene encoding iron donor protein CyaY — translation MTDLEYMDQAEALLHAVEASCDRINEASDADIDNQRVGGMVTLTFPNGSQVIVNQQKPLHEVWMAAKAGGFHYRFDGGQWRDTKTGSEFFADLSRYASQQAGQALRFVAPA, via the coding sequence ATGACCGACCTCGAATACATGGACCAGGCCGAAGCCCTGCTGCACGCGGTGGAGGCGAGCTGCGACCGTATCAACGAGGCCAGCGATGCCGACATCGACAACCAGCGCGTGGGCGGCATGGTGACGCTCACCTTCCCCAACGGCAGCCAGGTCATCGTCAACCAGCAAAAGCCCCTGCATGAGGTCTGGATGGCCGCCAAGGCCGGCGGCTTCCACTACCGCTTCGATGGCGGCCAGTGGCGCGACACCAAGACCGGTAGCGAGTTCTTCGCGGACCTGAGCCGCTACGCCAGCCAGCAGGCCGGCCAGGCGCTGCGCTTCGTGGCGCCCGCCTAG
- a CDS encoding sulfite oxidase heme-binding subunit YedZ, with the protein MASSATHAAPASRRPPAAVSRGLMHPAAKPLLFALCLLPFGWLFYGALTDGLGANPAEYLIRATGDWTLRFLCLTLAVTPLRVLAGLPALARFRRMLGLFMYFYVVLHLVSYAWFDMGFDVSEIARDIAKRPFILVGFAAFLLLTPLAATSFNRAVKALGAKRWQALHKLVYAVAGLAVLHFFWMRAGKNDFAEVAVYAAILAVLLGWRVLQWAKRKRA; encoded by the coding sequence CGCCCGCCCGCCGCGGTCTCGCGCGGGCTGATGCACCCGGCGGCCAAGCCGCTGCTGTTCGCACTGTGCCTGCTGCCGTTCGGCTGGCTGTTCTACGGCGCCCTGACCGATGGCCTGGGCGCCAATCCGGCCGAGTACCTGATCCGCGCCACCGGCGACTGGACGCTGCGCTTCCTGTGCCTGACCTTGGCGGTGACGCCGCTGCGGGTGCTGGCCGGCCTGCCGGCGCTGGCGCGCTTTCGTCGCATGCTGGGCCTGTTCATGTATTTCTACGTCGTGCTGCACCTGGTCAGCTACGCCTGGTTCGACATGGGCTTCGACGTGAGCGAGATCGCGCGCGACATCGCCAAGCGGCCCTTCATCCTGGTGGGCTTTGCCGCTTTCCTGCTGCTGACGCCGCTGGCCGCGACCTCGTTCAACCGGGCAGTCAAGGCCCTGGGGGCCAAGCGCTGGCAGGCGCTGCACAAGCTGGTCTATGCGGTCGCCGGTCTGGCCGTGCTGCATTTCTTCTGGATGCGCGCGGGCAAGAACGACTTCGCCGAGGTGGCGGTGTATGCCGCCATCCTGGCCGTGCTGCTGGGGTGGCGTGTGCTGCAGTGGGCGAAGAGGAAGCGGGCCTAG
- the lysA gene encoding diaminopimelate decarboxylase: protein MTHLPGHPYVHRQDGELWIEQLPLAALARQHGTPLFVYSKAAMLAALAAYQRGFAGRQATICYAMKANSSLAVLQLFARAGCGFDIVSGGELERVLAAGALPSKVIFSGVGKTRAEMRRALEVGIGCFNVESEAELEELSRVASAAGVAASVSIRVNPNVDARTHPYISTGLKDNKFGVAHERTLHAYRRAVELPGLKVVGIDCHIGSQITDGAPYLDAMDRVLDLVEAVEAAGIPLAHIDFGGGLGIDYNGDRPPAADTLWAQLLAKLDARGHGGRHLMIEPGRSLVGNAGVCLTEVLYLKPGEHKNFCIVDAAMNDLPRPAMYQAFHRIEPVRPTRGNAQRYDVVGPVCESGDWLGRDRELAVRSGDLLAVLSAGAYCMSMASNYNTRGRAAEVLVDGDRAHLIRERETAQDQMRMERLPG, encoded by the coding sequence ATGACCCACCTGCCCGGCCACCCTTACGTCCACCGGCAGGACGGTGAACTCTGGATCGAACAGCTGCCGCTGGCAGCGCTGGCGCGGCAGCACGGCACGCCCCTGTTCGTCTATTCCAAGGCGGCCATGCTGGCAGCGCTCGCGGCCTACCAGCGCGGCTTCGCCGGCCGCCAGGCCACCATCTGCTATGCGATGAAAGCCAACTCCTCGCTGGCCGTGCTGCAGCTGTTCGCGCGGGCCGGCTGCGGTTTCGACATCGTCTCGGGCGGCGAGCTCGAGCGCGTGCTCGCGGCCGGGGCGCTGCCCTCCAAGGTCATCTTCTCCGGGGTCGGCAAGACACGCGCCGAGATGCGCCGCGCGCTGGAGGTGGGCATAGGTTGCTTCAATGTCGAGAGCGAAGCCGAGCTCGAGGAGCTGAGCCGGGTGGCCAGCGCCGCCGGCGTGGCGGCGTCCGTGAGCATCCGTGTCAACCCGAACGTCGATGCCAGGACCCATCCTTACATCTCCACCGGCCTCAAGGACAACAAGTTCGGCGTCGCGCACGAGCGCACTCTGCACGCCTACCGCCGCGCCGTCGAACTGCCGGGGCTGAAGGTGGTGGGCATCGACTGCCACATCGGCTCGCAGATCACCGACGGCGCGCCCTACCTCGACGCCATGGACCGCGTGCTCGACCTGGTGGAGGCGGTCGAGGCCGCCGGCATCCCCCTCGCCCACATCGACTTCGGCGGCGGCCTGGGCATCGACTACAACGGCGACCGCCCACCGGCCGCCGATACGCTGTGGGCGCAGCTGCTGGCCAAGCTGGACGCGCGCGGCCATGGCGGCCGCCATCTCATGATCGAGCCCGGCCGCTCGCTGGTGGGCAATGCCGGCGTCTGCCTGACCGAGGTGCTGTACCTCAAGCCCGGCGAGCACAAGAACTTCTGCATCGTCGATGCCGCCATGAACGACCTGCCGCGGCCGGCCATGTACCAAGCCTTCCACCGCATCGAACCGGTGCGGCCGACGCGCGGCAACGCGCAGCGCTATGACGTGGTCGGCCCGGTGTGCGAGAGCGGCGACTGGCTGGGACGTGACCGCGAGCTGGCCGTGCGGTCCGGCGACCTGCTGGCCGTGCTGTCGGCCGGTGCCTACTGCATGAGCATGGCCAGCAACTACAACACCCGTGGCCGCGCCGCCGAGGTGCTGGTGGACGGCGACCGGGCCCACCTGATCCGCGAGCGCGAAACGGCGCAGGACCAGATGCGGATGGAACGGCTGCCCGGTTGA